One Ricinus communis isolate WT05 ecotype wild-type chromosome 7, ASM1957865v1, whole genome shotgun sequence genomic region harbors:
- the LOC8281218 gene encoding E3 ubiquitin-protein ligase RGLG3: MGNGESTFDYPHDDVSQQHTSCAGSSMDHQFRHRQQTAYIADNFNSLDQVISALRDAGLESSNLILGIDFTKSNEWTGRHSFHRKSLHAIGNNLNPYEQAISIIGRTLSPFDEDNLIPCFGFGDASTHDRYVFSFYPDQRPCNGFEEALTRYREIVPYLKLSGPTSFAPIIDAAIEIVENSNGQYHVLVIIADGQVTRSPDIPPGSYSPQEQATVNSIVAASQYPLSIILVGVGDGPWDAMKQFDDNIPQRAFDNFQFVNFTKIMSENTDTSKKETAFALAALMEIPFQYRATQRLHHVIESGGGPHIRPHPRTRPLPPPREVIDHDNAVKSIPIMKNFGAVESTTPVEPVCPICLTNPKDMAFGCGHMTCKDCGATISTCPLCREPITTRLRLFT; encoded by the exons ATGGGGAATGGAGAATCCACTTTTGATTATCCTCATGATGATGTTTCGCAACAACATACTTCTTGTGCAGGAAGTTCAATGGATCATCAATTTCGTCACAGGCAGCAAACTGCATATATAGCTGACAATTTCAACTCTCTAGATCAG GTTATTTCTGCACTAAGAGATGCTGGTCTTGAATCATCAAATTTGATCCTAGGCATTGACTTCACAAAGAGTAATGAGTGGACAG GCAGGCACTCATTTCACCGGAAAAGCCTTCATGCAATTGGCAACAATCTAAACCCATATGAACAAGCAATCTCTATCATTGGCCGTACTTTGTCTCCCTTTGATGAAGATAATTTGATACCTTGTTTTGGGTTTGGAGATG CATCAACACATGATAGATATGTATTCAGTTTTTATCCTGATCAACGACCGTGCAATGGTTTTGAAGAAGCCCTTACCCGATATAGAGAGATTGTTCCATATCTAAAGCTGTCAG GGCCAACTTCATTTGCTCCCATCATCGATGCAGCGATTGAAATTGTGGAGAATAGTAATGGACAATATCATGTTCTTGTTATCATTGCAGATGGGCAG GTTACGAGGAGTCCTGATATTCCACCTGGGAGTTACAGTCCACAAGAGCAAGCAACTGTTAACTCCATTGTTGCTGCTAG CCAATACCCTCTATCAATAATTTTGGTTGGAGTTGGAGATGGACCATGGGATGCTATGAAACAATTTGATGATAATATTCCCCAGCGTGCATTTGATAATTTCCAG TTTGTCAACTTTACTAAAATCATGTCAGAGAATACAGATAcatcaaagaaagaaacagcCTTTGCACTTGCTGCCCTAATGGAAATTCCTTTCCAGTACAGAGCCACTCAAAGGCTTCATCATGTCAT AGAATCAGGAGGTGGTCCACATATAAGACCCCACCCTCGTACAAGGCCACTTCCACCTCCACGTGAAGTGATTGATCATGATAATGCAGTTAAATCGATCCCAATCATGAAGAATTTTGGAGCAGTTGAATCGACTACTCCAGTGGAACCa GTGTGTCCCATTTGCTTGACAAATCCAAAAGACATGGCCTTTGGATGCGGTCACATG ACTTGCAAGGATTGTGGTGCAACCATTTCCACTTGCCCTTTGTGCCGAGAGCCTATAACGACACGCCTGAGACTATTTACTTGA